The Cydia amplana chromosome 11, ilCydAmpl1.1, whole genome shotgun sequence genome includes a region encoding these proteins:
- the LOC134652227 gene encoding odorant receptor 49b-like, translating into MIKEFLQSLEDPNRPLFGPNYWLLSKIGMLLPKNRINIILKLMIHAIGTLFVFTQYTELYVIRSDLDLVLTNLKISMLSIICVIKANTFVFWQGNWRQVIDYITEADKFERDNQDEAKGHIINTYTKYCRRVTYFYWVLLFTTSITTIITPLMKYCSSEKFQEGFHNGTEQFPHIFSSWMPFDKENSPGCWITVMWHIGICAYGATVVAAYDTGVMVILVCFGGKLDLLRIRCREMLDTEGKGVSDENADKVIRELHRIHVLLLKHSRLFNSVLSPVMFCYIVMCSLMICASAFQLTSATSTTEKLLMAEYLIFSIAQLFLFCWHSNDVIGKSEGVMMGPYESDWSASNLKQRKNVLILQGQMRIVHIYTAGPFTNLTLSTFVNILKGAYSYYTILRK; encoded by the exons ATGATTAAGGAATTTCTTCAAAGTTTAGAAGATCCAAACAGACCTCTTTTTGGTCCAAACTATTGGCTTTTAAGTAAAATTGGGATGCTCCTTCCCAAAAACaggattaatataattttaaaactaatgATACACGCGATTGGAACCTTGTTCGTATTCACCCAGTACACGGAACTATATGTTATAAGATCAGACTTGGATCTCGTCTTAACAAATCTAAAGATTTCTATGCTAAGCATCATTTgtgtaattaaagcaaatacaTTTGTATTTTGGCAAGGAAATTGGCGTCAAGTCATCGACTATATAACTGAAGCTGATAAGTTCGAAAGGGATAATCAGGATGAGGCTAAGGGACATATTATCAACACTTACACCAAGTACTGTCGACGTGTAACTTATTTCTATTGGGTGTTGCTGTTTACCACCTCCATTACTACTATTATTACACCATTAATGAAATATTGTTCATCGGAGAAATTTCAGGAAGGTTTTCACAACGGAACTGAACAATTTCCCCACATATTCAGCTCATGGATGCCTTTTGATAAAGAGAATTCCCCAGGTTGCTGGATCACTGTTATGTGGCACATCGGGATATGTGCTTATGGGGCGACTGTAGTGGCTGCTTATGACACTGGTGTCATGGTGATACTAGTGTGTTTTGGAGGAAAATTAGATCTGCTTCGTATAAGATGCAGAGAGATGCTGGACACAGAAGGGAAAGGAGTAAGCGATGAAAATGCAGATAAAGTGATCCGAGAACTCCATCGGATTCATGTCCTACTTCTGAA GCACTCCAGATTGTTCAACTCGGTTTTGTCACCTGTGATGTTTTGCTATATCGTCATGTGCTCACTGATGATATGTGCAAGTGCTTTTCAATTAACC TCTGCAACAAGTACAACGGAAAAACTTTTGATGGcagaatatttgatatttagcaTTGCTCAGCTGTTTTTGTTCTGTTGGCATAGCAATGATGTTATTGGCAAG AGTGAGGGTGTAATGATGGGGCCGTACGAGAGTGACTGGTCGGCATCCAATCTTAAACAGCGGAAAAATGTTCTGATTCTACAGGGGCAGATGCGAATCGTACACATCTACACGGCGGGACCTTTCACTAACCTCACACTGTCTACATTTGTTAAT attttgaaaggAGCTTACAGTTATTATACCATACTTAGGAAATAA
- the LOC134652498 gene encoding serine/threonine-protein kinase RIO1 produces the protein MSDGSDGQFSDYENDISTKVKSVRFAETLDVKTLSSNAESDYDSNEYFQDSDDPTNNSGKLKSNTQTPSNKVSTFQPSEKLFKKYVNKINVDSYDPMDRTNKFIDSNDRKVDSGRIRTKDKHDRATAEQVMDPRTRMILFKLLNRSIINEINGCISTGKEANVYHATSKDGKDYAIKIFKTSILVFKDRDKYVSGEYRFRNGYCRSNPRKMVRTWAEKEMRNLVRMFNAKLNVPEPIILRSHVLVMTFMGDDGWPSPKLKDVEISQSQARSLYRDCIIMMWKMFNTCKLVHADLSEYNLLYHKGNVVVIDVSQSVEHDHPHAFEFLRKDCTNISDFFRKNGVATLTVKELFDFITDSAINEGNLEECLEKLSEKASTRNFEEMTAQEQVEEEAFKNIYIPKRLTEVINYERDINKAKKGETEDLTYKKIAGFNEDLSTVDKPEILEDCDISGSGSGSGSESSEDEDGDSNAKFKSSARPRDESPNTKKARKKAVKEEKAEKRKTKVKKHVKKRRDKGSGKK, from the exons ATGTCAGACGGCAGTGACGGCCAATTTAGCGATTACGAAAATGATATTTCCACTAAGGTTAAGTCAGTACGG TTTGCCGAAACACTGGATGTCAAAACACTCAGCAGCAACGCAGAGAGTGACTATGATTCTAATGAATACTTTCAGGACTCAGATGATCCAACAAACAACTCGGGAAAACTTAAAAGTAATACTCAGACACCTTCAAACAAAGTCAGCACATTCCAGCCCAGTGAAAAGTTGTTTAAAAAGTATGTCAACAAAATTAATGTTGATAGTTACGATCCAATGGACCGTACAAATAAGTTCATTGATAGCAATGATAGAAAGGTTGACAGCGGCAGGATTAGAACAAAGGATAAGCATGACAGAGCCACCGCAGAGCAAGTCATGGATCCACGCACTAGAATGATTCTCTTCAAGTTGTTAAATAGAAgtataataaatgaaataaatggtTGCATATCTACTGGTAAAGAGGCCAATGTCTACCATGCTACATCTAAAGATGGGAAAGATTATGCTATTAAAATCTTCAAAACATCAATCTTAGTGTTTAAAGACAGAGATAAGTATGTATCAGGGGAGTACAGATTCAGAAATGGGTACTGCAGATCTAACCCTCGTAAAATGGTGAGAACCTGGGCTGAGAAGGAAATGAGAAATCTTGTCCGAATGTTCAATGCAAAGTTAAATGTTCCGGAGCCGATAATCTTACGAAGCCATGTACTAGTCATGACTTTCATGGGAGATGATGGTTGGCCTTCTCCGAAACTCAAGGATGTCGAAATTTCTCAATCACAAGCCAGATCTTTGTACCGGGATTGCATAATAATGATGTGGAAAATGTTCAACACTTGCAAACTCGTACATGCAGATTTATCAGAATATAATCTTCTGTACCATAAAGGAAATGTAGTAGTCATTGATGTGTCACAGTCTGTGGAACATGACCACCCTCATGCATTTGAGTTTTTAAGGAAAGATTGCACTAATATATCGGATTTCTTTAGGAAGAACGGTGTTGCAACACTAACTGTGAAAGAACTTTTTGATTTCATTACCGACTCTGCTATAAACGAGGGAAATTTGGAAGAATGCCTGGAGAAACTGTCAGAAAAGGCATCTACAAGGAATTTTGAGGAAATGACAGCACAAGAACAAGTTGAAGAAGAGGcttttaaaaatatctatatCCCTAAGAGACTTACGGAG GTTATAAACTATGAACGGGATATCAACAAAGCCAAAAAAGGTGAAACAGAAGACCTAACATACAAGAAAATTGCCGGTTTTAATGAAGACCTTAGTACTGTGGATAAACCGgagattttggaagattgtgaTATTTCTGGCAGTGGGTCTGGTAGCGGCTCAGAATCTTCAGAGGATGAAGATGGAGATTCTA ATGCCAAATTCAAATCGTCTGCCCGTCCGAGAGACGAATCCCCCAACACTAAGAAGGCAAGGAAAAAAGCAGTCAAAGAAGAAAAAGCAGAGAAGAGGAAGACGAAAGTCAAGAAGCACGTCAAAAAGAGAAGGGACAAAGGGTCTGGGAAAAAGTAA